Proteins encoded together in one Mycobacterium sp. MS1601 window:
- a CDS encoding alpha-E domain-containing protein, with product MLARNAESLFWIGRYVERADDTARILDVTVHQLLEDSSVDPDHASRVLLRVLGMKPPKEALDVWSLTDLVAFSRDTDGGCSIVESISAARENARGAREVTSTEMWECLNTTYNALGERERAAKRLGPHEFLSYVENRAAMFAGLADSTLSRDDGYRFMVLGRAIERVDMTVRMLLARVGDSASSPAWVTVLRSAGAHDTYLRTYRGVLDAGRVVEFMLLDRLFPRSVFYSLRLAEHSLDELLNRPHNRLGATAEAQRLLGRARSELEFLRPGLLLESLEERLAGLQKMCADVGEALALQYFHSAPWVAWTDAGRNGSLVIEEGEI from the coding sequence ATGCTCGCGCGCAACGCCGAATCGCTCTTCTGGATCGGCCGTTACGTCGAGCGGGCCGACGATACGGCGCGAATCCTCGACGTCACGGTGCACCAGCTGCTGGAAGATTCCAGCGTCGACCCCGACCACGCCTCTCGGGTGTTGTTGCGCGTGCTCGGGATGAAGCCTCCGAAGGAGGCGCTGGACGTATGGTCACTGACCGACCTCGTGGCGTTCAGCCGCGACACCGACGGCGGCTGCTCCATCGTCGAGTCCATCTCGGCGGCACGTGAAAACGCCCGTGGCGCACGTGAAGTCACCTCCACCGAGATGTGGGAATGCCTGAACACCACCTACAACGCGCTGGGGGAGCGGGAACGGGCGGCCAAACGCCTCGGCCCGCATGAGTTCCTCAGTTACGTGGAGAACCGGGCCGCGATGTTCGCCGGGCTGGCCGACTCCACCTTGTCCCGCGACGACGGTTACCGGTTCATGGTGCTGGGCCGGGCCATCGAACGGGTGGACATGACGGTCCGCATGCTCCTGGCCCGCGTCGGAGACAGCGCGTCCTCACCGGCCTGGGTGACGGTGCTGCGGTCCGCAGGCGCCCACGACACGTACCTGCGCACCTACCGCGGTGTGCTCGACGCCGGCCGCGTTGTCGAATTCATGCTGCTGGACCGGCTGTTTCCGCGGTCGGTGTTCTACTCGCTGCGGCTGGCCGAACACAGCCTCGATGAGCTGCTGAACCGCCCGCACAACCGTCTCGGTGCCACTGCCGAGGCCCAGCGGCTGCTGGGTCGGGCGCGCAGCGAGCTGGAGTTCCTGCGGCCGGGCCTGCTGCTGGAATCGCTGGAGGAGCGCTTGGCGGGGCTGCAGAAGATGTGCGCCGACGTCGGAGAAGCACTGGCGTTGCAGTACTTCCACTCTGCGCCGTGGGTCGCGTGGACCGATGCCGGCCGAAATGGGTCGTTGGTGATCGAGGAGGGTGAGATCTAG
- a CDS encoding transglutaminase family protein yields MWRMRVVHSTGYAYKSPVTASFNEARLTPRSDSRQNVILNRVETVPATRSYRYVDYFGTAVTAFDLHAPHTELEVTASSVVETDKPEPPDTKVTWDDLASDAVIDRFDEFLTPTHYTPASKRIERVGRRIAKYHDPEAAVIEAARWVQAELKYVPGTTGVHSSGLDALREGKGVCQDFAHLTLILLRGMGIPCRYVSGYLHPKPKAKVGDTIDGQSHAWLQAWTGAWWNYDPTNDAEINEQYISVGVGRDYADVTPLKGIYSGEGSTDLDVIVEITRLA; encoded by the coding sequence ATGTGGCGGATGCGAGTGGTGCACTCGACGGGCTATGCCTACAAGTCGCCGGTCACTGCGTCGTTCAACGAAGCCCGGTTGACTCCTCGGTCGGATTCGCGACAGAACGTCATCCTGAACCGGGTGGAGACGGTGCCTGCTACGCGGTCCTACCGCTACGTCGACTACTTCGGCACGGCCGTCACCGCGTTCGATCTGCACGCGCCGCACACCGAGCTGGAGGTCACCGCGTCGTCGGTGGTGGAGACGGACAAGCCGGAACCCCCCGACACCAAGGTCACCTGGGATGATCTGGCATCGGATGCGGTGATCGACCGGTTCGACGAGTTCCTGACGCCCACGCACTACACCCCGGCGAGCAAGCGCATCGAGCGGGTGGGGCGGCGCATCGCCAAGTATCACGATCCAGAAGCGGCGGTGATCGAGGCCGCCCGCTGGGTGCAGGCCGAGCTGAAGTACGTGCCGGGCACCACCGGTGTGCATTCCTCGGGTCTCGACGCGCTGCGCGAAGGTAAAGGGGTCTGCCAGGACTTTGCCCACCTGACACTGATTCTGTTGCGCGGCATGGGGATTCCGTGCCGCTACGTGTCGGGCTATCTGCATCCGAAGCCGAAGGCCAAGGTTGGCGACACCATCGACGGGCAGAGCCATGCCTGGTTGCAGGCCTGGACCGGCGCCTGGTGGAATTACGATCCCACCAACGACGCCGAGATCAACGAGCAGTACATCAGCGTCGGCGTCGGTCGCGACTACGCTGACGTCACCCCGCTCAAGGGAATCTACTCCGGTGAGGGGTCCACCGACCTCGATGTCATCGTGGAGATCACCAGGCTGGCATGA
- a CDS encoding circularly permuted type 2 ATP-grasp protein: protein MFDAQGAVRGPYKGIYAELAPSDASELAARSDALGRAFIDQGITFSLSGQERPFPLDLVPRVISAAEWSRLERGITQRVKALEMYLDDIYGDQEILRDGVIPRRLITSCEHFHREAVGIVPPNGVRIHVAGIDLVRDGQGTFRVLEDNLRSPSGVSYVMENRRTMARVFPNLFASHRVRAVGDYSSHLLRALRKSAATNEADPTVVVLTPGVYNSAYFEHSLLARQMGVELVEGRDLFCRDNTVYMRTTEGERQVDVIYRRIDDEFLDPMHFKPDSVLGVAGVLNAARAGNVVISSAVGNGVGDDKLVYTYVPTMVEYYLGEKPALANVDTFRCWLDDEREEVLDRIDELVIKPVEGSGGYGIVFGPDASEKELAAISKKVRADPRGWIAQPVVQLSTVPTQIDDNLAPRHVDLRPFAVNDGDNVWVLPGGLTRVALPEGSLVVNSSQGGGSKDTWVLASRTSVADRELGAAEVVRALPKAPKAAAERNGDGAGSTQQQQQQQGVGLMSQQQGPQNQQQQQQQQQAVVD from the coding sequence ATGTTCGATGCCCAGGGCGCTGTGCGGGGACCGTACAAGGGCATCTACGCCGAGCTGGCGCCGTCGGATGCCTCCGAGCTCGCGGCCCGCTCCGACGCGCTGGGTCGCGCGTTCATCGACCAGGGCATCACGTTCTCGCTGTCCGGCCAGGAACGCCCCTTCCCGCTGGACCTCGTACCGCGCGTGATCTCGGCGGCGGAATGGTCCCGGCTGGAGCGTGGCATCACCCAGCGGGTCAAGGCGCTGGAGATGTACCTCGATGACATCTACGGCGATCAGGAGATCCTGCGCGACGGCGTGATCCCTCGCCGCCTGATCACCTCGTGTGAGCATTTCCACCGCGAGGCCGTCGGCATCGTCCCGCCCAACGGGGTGCGCATCCACGTCGCCGGTATCGACCTGGTGCGCGACGGTCAGGGCACCTTCCGGGTGTTGGAGGACAACCTGCGCTCTCCGTCGGGTGTCTCGTACGTCATGGAGAACCGCCGAACCATGGCGCGGGTGTTCCCGAACCTGTTCGCCTCCCACCGGGTGCGCGCCGTCGGTGACTACTCGTCGCATCTGCTGCGCGCCCTGCGCAAGTCGGCGGCCACCAACGAGGCCGACCCGACGGTGGTGGTTCTCACCCCCGGCGTCTACAACTCGGCGTACTTCGAGCACTCCCTGCTGGCCCGTCAGATGGGGGTCGAGCTGGTCGAGGGGCGCGACCTGTTCTGCCGTGACAACACCGTCTACATGCGCACCACCGAAGGCGAGCGCCAGGTGGACGTCATCTACCGCCGTATTGATGACGAGTTCCTGGACCCCATGCACTTCAAACCGGACTCGGTGCTGGGTGTCGCGGGCGTGCTGAACGCGGCGCGAGCCGGCAACGTGGTGATCTCCAGCGCCGTCGGCAACGGGGTGGGTGACGACAAGCTGGTCTACACCTATGTGCCGACCATGGTCGAGTACTACCTGGGCGAAAAGCCGGCGCTGGCCAATGTCGACACCTTCCGGTGCTGGCTCGACGACGAGCGCGAAGAAGTGCTGGACCGCATCGACGAACTGGTGATCAAACCTGTCGAGGGGTCGGGGGGCTACGGCATCGTGTTCGGTCCGGACGCGTCGGAGAAGGAACTGGCCGCGATCTCGAAGAAGGTGCGCGCAGATCCTCGCGGTTGGATCGCCCAGCCGGTGGTCCAGTTGTCGACGGTGCCCACCCAGATCGACGACAATCTGGCGCCGCGTCACGTGGATCTGCGCCCTTTCGCGGTGAACGACGGCGACAACGTGTGGGTACTGCCCGGAGGACTGACCCGCGTCGCCCTGCCGGAAGGGTCCTTGGTGGTGAACTCCAGCCAGGGCGGCGGATCGAAGGACACCTGGGTGCTGGCCTCGCGCACCTCGGTCGCCGACCGTGAACTCGGTGCCGCCGAAGTGGTTCGGGCACTGCCCAAGGCGCCCAAGGCGGCAGCCGAGCGCAACGGCGACGGCGCCGGTTCTACCCAGCAGCAACAACAGCAGCAGGGCGTCGGCCTGATGAGCCAGCAGCAAGGCCCGCAGAACCAGCAACAGCAACAGCAACAACAACAGGCGGTGGTGGACTGA